A single window of Rhodococcus jostii RHA1 DNA harbors:
- a CDS encoding zinc-dependent alcohol dehydrogenase family protein — MRSVVADMLGEPSEVLHLQTRPLPEPGPGQVRIRVTAVPVHASDLHTIRGRYGFTPEFPTVPGIESVGVIDELGSGTVGLTVGQRAITIGVTGTWQEYVIADAGRVLPVPAGMSESTAAQILANPLTAVILTADELDVRPGEWLLQTAAGSTVGQSVVQLGAYVGFKTLNVVRRRSAVEDILALGGTEVICTEDEDLRERVADIAGHDGVAKAIDCVGGQVGADVSRALAPNGELVVYGALSTHRQTDPDKLTIPIFARSLIYETKTVRGFWLFRWLTETPRERMAAAIDRTVQLADSGALRVPEGRPIPVENFSEAVYLAEAPQHGGKPLLVFER; from the coding sequence ATGAGGTCTGTCGTTGCCGACATGTTGGGCGAACCGTCCGAGGTTCTGCACCTGCAGACCCGCCCGCTTCCGGAGCCCGGTCCCGGCCAGGTCCGGATCCGGGTGACAGCAGTACCTGTCCATGCCAGCGATCTGCATACAATCCGCGGCAGATACGGATTCACCCCGGAGTTCCCCACCGTGCCCGGAATCGAATCCGTCGGTGTGATCGACGAACTCGGTAGCGGCACAGTCGGTCTAACCGTCGGGCAACGCGCCATCACGATCGGAGTCACGGGCACGTGGCAGGAGTATGTCATCGCCGATGCCGGGCGGGTCTTGCCTGTTCCCGCCGGCATGAGCGAGTCCACGGCCGCCCAGATTCTCGCCAATCCGCTCACCGCCGTGATCTTGACCGCTGATGAGCTCGATGTTCGACCGGGTGAATGGCTCCTACAGACCGCGGCCGGTTCAACCGTGGGCCAGTCGGTCGTCCAACTCGGGGCGTACGTCGGCTTCAAGACCCTCAACGTGGTCCGTCGTCGATCCGCTGTCGAGGACATCCTCGCGCTGGGGGGCACCGAGGTGATCTGCACGGAGGATGAAGACCTGCGCGAACGGGTGGCCGACATTGCGGGCCACGACGGCGTGGCCAAGGCGATCGACTGTGTCGGCGGTCAGGTAGGTGCGGACGTGTCGCGTGCGCTCGCCCCGAATGGTGAGCTGGTCGTCTACGGTGCGCTGTCCACGCATCGCCAAACCGATCCCGACAAACTCACCATCCCGATCTTCGCGCGTTCACTGATCTACGAAACCAAGACCGTTCGGGGATTCTGGCTGTTCCGCTGGCTCACCGAGACCCCGAGGGAACGGATGGCCGCAGCAATCGACCGGACAGTTCAGCTCGCCGACAGCGGCGCGCTGCGCGTGCCCGAGGGCCGGCCGATCCCCGTCGAAAATTTCAGCGAAGCCGTCTATCTGGCCGAAGCCCCCCAACACGGGGGAAAGCCGTTGCTGGTATTCGAACGGTAG
- a CDS encoding nuclear transport factor 2 family protein, whose protein sequence is MTTDLESRIRQLEDRALISERVIKYAMAVDRADWEMFADCFTDPVHADYSENGMPAADFARDDLVGIVREALGGYTATQHLSTNHVIEFDENDSDRALCYSYMYAQHYREGAEGGFFLLRGSYTNYMLRTSDGWRIESLTQHVSWSDGE, encoded by the coding sequence ATGACCACCGATCTCGAATCACGAATTCGCCAGCTCGAAGACCGCGCCCTCATCAGCGAGCGGGTCATCAAATACGCGATGGCCGTGGACCGTGCCGACTGGGAGATGTTCGCCGACTGCTTCACCGATCCCGTGCACGCCGACTACTCCGAGAACGGGATGCCTGCAGCAGATTTCGCCCGCGACGACTTGGTCGGCATTGTTCGCGAGGCGCTCGGCGGTTACACGGCAACTCAGCACCTCAGCACCAACCACGTCATCGAGTTCGATGAAAACGATTCCGACCGGGCGCTCTGCTACTCGTATATGTACGCGCAGCACTACCGCGAGGGCGCCGAGGGAGGTTTCTTCCTGCTGCGAGGCTCGTACACCAACTACATGCTCCGCACATCGGATGGCTGGCGTATCGAGAGTCTGACCCAGCACGTCAGCTGGTCCGACGGCGAATAG
- a CDS encoding citrate lyase subunit beta, with amino-acid sequence MTTSTTYPATRQPARIGAAAARSWRLVPADKPHRFAHAEQVRTDAMILDLEDGVAAGLDHSRAIADADATARLAFGVGELPV; translated from the coding sequence ATGACCACATCCACCACTTACCCGGCCACCCGGCAGCCCGCCCGGATCGGCGCGGCCGCCGCCCGGTCGTGGCGGCTGGTCCCGGCCGACAAGCCGCACCGATTCGCCCACGCCGAGCAGGTGAGAACGGACGCGATGATCCTCGACCTCGAAGACGGGGTCGCTGCCGGGCTGGACCACAGCCGCGCCATCGCCGACGCCGACGCCACCGCACGACTGGCGTTCGGGGTAGGTGAACTACCGGTGTGA
- a CDS encoding glyoxalase has product MNIESLALESPDPTTAKVFLAALGVDAYFSARDTDAPTTGFRGYTLSLVVSQPNIVDAYIGAALENGGTTVKPVKKSLWGYGGVVQGPDGALWKVATSSKKNTGPATRHIDDLVLLLGVEDVKASKQFYLDHGLEVTRSFGRKYVEFATGPNVTLALYGHRALAKDAGVSPDGTGAHRIVIGGDAEPFTDPDGFTWHTV; this is encoded by the coding sequence ATGAACATCGAATCCCTCGCCCTCGAATCCCCCGACCCCACCACCGCGAAAGTCTTCCTCGCCGCCCTAGGCGTCGACGCATACTTCAGTGCCCGCGACACGGACGCACCGACCACCGGCTTCCGCGGTTACACCCTCTCGCTCGTCGTGTCCCAGCCGAACATTGTCGACGCCTACATCGGGGCTGCCCTCGAAAATGGCGGAACCACAGTCAAACCAGTCAAGAAAAGCCTGTGGGGGTACGGCGGTGTCGTGCAGGGCCCCGACGGAGCGCTCTGGAAGGTCGCGACATCGTCGAAGAAGAACACCGGGCCGGCGACCCGGCACATCGACGACCTCGTCCTGCTGCTCGGCGTCGAAGACGTCAAAGCCAGCAAGCAGTTCTACCTCGACCACGGGCTGGAAGTGACGAGAAGCTTCGGTCGCAAGTACGTCGAGTTCGCCACCGGCCCGAACGTCACGCTCGCGCTCTACGGGCACCGCGCCCTCGCGAAGGACGCCGGCGTCTCCCCCGACGGCACGGGCGCCCACCGGATCGTCATCGGCGGCGACGCCGAACCCTTCACCGACCCCGACGGCTTCACCTGGCACACAGTGTGA
- a CDS encoding S1C family serine protease codes for MGELEELDGYSRTVISVADAVLPSVASLVVRTSRGSGSGSASVITDDRLLLTSAHVVAGASGAEAAFTDGTVVRTDVVGRDPLSDLAVLRARGDVPAPVELGDAASLRVGQLVVALGNPLGLAGSVTAGIVSGLGRSLPVESGRVIDEVIQTDAALNPGNSGGALADSAGRLVGVNTAVAGMGVGLAVPINSTTRQIIVALVSAGRVRRAWLGIAGMQVPLPPKLQGRIGSKTGLQVAGVSPRSPAAEAGLRRGDIMVELDGKPIVTTTAVQRLMVEDAIDRQIEITVWRNGALVDVFARPRELAS; via the coding sequence ATGGGCGAACTGGAGGAGTTGGACGGGTACTCGAGGACGGTGATCTCGGTTGCCGATGCGGTGTTGCCGAGTGTGGCCAGCCTGGTTGTGCGGACGTCACGGGGGAGCGGGTCGGGCAGCGCGAGTGTGATCACCGATGACCGGCTGTTGCTGACGAGTGCGCACGTGGTTGCGGGAGCGAGCGGGGCCGAGGCGGCGTTCACCGACGGAACTGTTGTCCGCACCGACGTGGTGGGGCGCGATCCGTTGTCCGATCTCGCTGTGCTGCGTGCTCGGGGCGATGTGCCTGCTCCGGTGGAGTTGGGTGACGCCGCGTCGCTGCGGGTGGGGCAGTTGGTCGTTGCGTTGGGGAACCCGCTGGGTCTGGCGGGCAGTGTGACGGCGGGCATCGTGTCCGGGCTGGGACGCTCGTTGCCGGTGGAGTCGGGGCGGGTGATCGATGAGGTGATCCAGACCGATGCGGCGCTGAATCCGGGGAACAGCGGTGGCGCGTTGGCCGACAGTGCGGGCCGGCTGGTCGGGGTGAACACCGCTGTCGCCGGAATGGGGGTGGGTCTGGCGGTGCCGATCAACTCGACGACGAGGCAGATCATCGTCGCGTTGGTATCGGCGGGCCGGGTGCGTAGGGCCTGGTTGGGGATCGCGGGCATGCAGGTTCCGCTGCCCCCGAAGCTACAGGGGCGGATCGGGTCGAAGACCGGTTTGCAGGTTGCCGGTGTCTCCCCGCGCAGCCCCGCCGCCGAGGCAGGGTTGCGGCGTGGGGACATCATGGTCGAACTCGACGGCAAGCCGATCGTGACGACGACTGCCGTTCAGCGGTTGATGGTCGAGGATGCGATCGACCGGCAGATCGAGATCACGGTATGGCGCAACGGTGCGCTGGTGGATGTGTTCGCTCGTCCCCGTGAGCTCGCGAGCTGA
- a CDS encoding potassium channel family protein translates to MVVSPLGRIGRALLAFALVVVIGTVGYIDLGFGILDALYQTVTTITTVGFREVHPLTGIGQLFTIMLILAGVGTALYMFGVLLEALIEGHLRHHMERRRMDRRISRMTGHIIICGWGRVGTASAQYLDSLGREIVVVDRDPERLRDLDHPTVIGDVTDDRILEAAGIAHAHALISALDTDADNVYVTLSSRALRPDLTIIARARNEGSMSKLLRAGANRVVNPQLIGGRRMGSFALQPHVAEFFDVVMHDESLDYRMEEIILSPTSPWAGSTLAQIGVQQASGALLLAIRTVAGQFIANPVPSLRVEPGTILIALGTPDELDAARHHVNP, encoded by the coding sequence ATGGTAGTGAGCCCACTGGGACGGATCGGCCGAGCGCTCCTCGCGTTCGCGCTGGTCGTTGTCATCGGGACGGTCGGCTACATCGACCTCGGATTCGGGATCCTGGATGCGCTCTACCAGACCGTCACGACGATCACGACCGTGGGATTCCGCGAAGTGCACCCGCTGACCGGGATCGGACAGTTGTTCACCATCATGCTGATCCTGGCGGGTGTGGGTACCGCGCTCTACATGTTCGGCGTCCTCCTCGAGGCGCTCATCGAAGGCCACCTGCGCCACCACATGGAAAGACGGCGAATGGACCGACGCATCAGCCGGATGACCGGCCACATCATCATCTGCGGATGGGGCCGGGTAGGCACTGCGAGTGCGCAGTATCTCGACTCGCTCGGCCGGGAGATCGTCGTCGTCGACCGCGACCCGGAGAGGCTGCGAGATCTCGATCACCCCACCGTGATCGGAGACGTCACCGACGACCGCATTCTCGAGGCCGCCGGCATCGCGCACGCGCACGCGTTGATCTCCGCACTCGACACCGACGCCGACAACGTCTACGTCACCCTGTCTTCCCGGGCACTGCGCCCCGACCTCACCATCATCGCCCGCGCCCGCAACGAGGGGTCGATGTCGAAACTGCTACGCGCCGGCGCCAACCGGGTAGTCAACCCGCAGCTGATCGGCGGGCGCAGAATGGGATCCTTCGCACTGCAGCCGCATGTGGCCGAATTCTTCGACGTGGTGATGCACGACGAAAGCCTGGACTACCGCATGGAAGAGATCATCCTCTCCCCCACCTCACCGTGGGCGGGATCCACGCTCGCACAGATCGGTGTTCAACAGGCGAGCGGCGCGCTGCTTCTCGCGATACGAACTGTCGCTGGACAATTCATCGCCAATCCGGTGCCCTCGCTCCGAGTCGAGCCCGGAACAATCCTGATAGCCCTCGGCACACCCGACGAACTCGATGCGGCGCGCCACCACGTCAATCCGTGA
- a CDS encoding ZIP family metal transporter yields MLTAVLYGLGTALPLLIGACVGLRYNLPRPLLAALMAFGAGTMVAAVSTELFQPAFETEGIWGAGAALFAGALVYVLADHLIENKLGAGALGWALMLGALLDGVPENTALGVTLGGTGGVVLLVAVAVGNVPEAVAGAASMRAQPGFNRRRAFAVWAATAALLVLVVIGANRVSDRISDGAIATIQAFAGGATIAVLADSLMPEAYREGGWWVGLSTALGFLVAFGLGA; encoded by the coding sequence ATGCTCACTGCCGTGTTGTATGGACTGGGAACTGCACTACCTTTGCTGATCGGGGCCTGCGTCGGCCTCCGCTACAATTTGCCCAGACCACTACTCGCCGCGCTGATGGCCTTCGGGGCCGGCACCATGGTTGCAGCGGTCTCCACCGAGCTGTTCCAGCCCGCCTTCGAGACCGAAGGCATCTGGGGCGCAGGCGCGGCACTGTTCGCGGGCGCATTGGTTTACGTACTCGCAGACCACCTGATCGAGAACAAGCTCGGCGCTGGTGCCCTCGGGTGGGCTCTGATGCTCGGTGCGCTGCTTGACGGCGTACCGGAAAATACGGCGCTGGGCGTCACCCTCGGCGGCACCGGCGGAGTTGTGCTGCTCGTCGCGGTCGCGGTCGGCAACGTCCCCGAAGCCGTCGCCGGGGCGGCGTCGATGCGTGCCCAGCCCGGTTTCAACCGTCGGCGGGCCTTCGCCGTGTGGGCAGCGACCGCAGCGCTACTCGTCCTCGTGGTGATCGGGGCGAACCGGGTGTCCGACCGGATCTCCGATGGTGCGATCGCCACCATCCAGGCGTTCGCCGGCGGCGCGACGATCGCCGTGCTGGCGGATTCGTTGATGCCCGAGGCCTACCGGGAGGGTGGTTGGTGGGTTGGTCTTTCCACCGCGCTGGGATTCCTCGTGGCATTCGGCCTCGGGGCGTAG
- a CDS encoding potassium transporter Kup, which translates to MGSGPADEEHTVDTEPGVSPPRRTVGGRETVRAAVVVGALGVVFGDIGTSPIYTIQTVFNPEDPHPVPISTNNVYGVVSLIFWSVMLIVTATYVLLVMRADNDGEGGVMALITLLRRMGAVRGSRVTAVLAGLGIFGAALFFGDSMITPAISVLSAVEGLKVVEPGLEEWIVPITAVIIVALFSVQRRGTAAVGRLFGPVMIVWFVSIGACGVSGIARHPEILKALSPTYALSFFFGHFGIAFFALAAVVLAVTGAEALYADMGHFGRRAITRGWLVLVLPACVLSYLGQGALLLGDQSAVSSPFFLLAPGWARWPMVLLATAATVIASQAVITGAYSVASQAAQLGYLPRLRVAHTSESTIGQIYVPWINWVLMVSVLTLVFAFRSSAALAYAFGMAVTGTITITTLLFFYIVRTRWGTPLWLVVCGAGCLLAVDLLFLAANLTKLVHGAWLPLLIALTAFTVMTTWQRGRAIVTRARERAEGSLGDFVGQLHDYRPPLVRVPGTAVFLNRGKQTAPLAMRANVEHNRVLQQHVVIMSINTLPVPRVPDTERTEIDKLGYAEDGIVHVTAFFGYMDAPNIPDVLRLLDPAETEGPIAVDSASYFLSKIELTMGTAPTMATWRKRLFIATSYITADAAEYFGLPGERTVIMGSRIDV; encoded by the coding sequence ATGGGATCCGGTCCTGCAGACGAGGAGCACACTGTGGACACAGAGCCCGGAGTCAGTCCGCCGAGGCGCACGGTGGGCGGTCGAGAAACGGTTCGAGCCGCCGTCGTGGTCGGTGCACTGGGTGTGGTGTTCGGCGACATCGGAACCAGCCCGATCTACACCATCCAAACGGTGTTCAACCCGGAGGATCCGCACCCCGTGCCGATCAGCACGAACAACGTGTACGGCGTTGTGTCGCTCATCTTCTGGTCGGTGATGTTGATCGTCACCGCTACCTACGTCTTGCTGGTGATGCGCGCCGACAACGACGGCGAGGGCGGGGTCATGGCGCTGATCACGCTGCTCCGACGTATGGGTGCGGTGCGGGGCAGTCGTGTTACCGCGGTGCTGGCCGGGCTCGGAATCTTCGGTGCCGCCCTGTTCTTCGGCGACAGCATGATCACACCGGCGATCTCGGTGCTGTCCGCGGTGGAAGGACTGAAGGTCGTCGAGCCGGGGTTGGAAGAATGGATCGTGCCGATCACGGCGGTGATCATCGTGGCGTTGTTCTCCGTGCAGCGCCGCGGCACGGCGGCGGTCGGGCGACTGTTCGGGCCGGTGATGATCGTCTGGTTCGTCTCGATCGGGGCCTGCGGCGTGAGCGGCATCGCGCGGCATCCGGAAATCCTCAAGGCGCTCTCGCCGACCTATGCCCTCAGCTTCTTCTTCGGACACTTCGGGATTGCCTTCTTCGCGCTGGCCGCGGTCGTGCTGGCGGTCACCGGCGCCGAGGCACTGTATGCCGACATGGGCCATTTCGGCAGGCGGGCGATCACCCGGGGTTGGCTGGTGCTCGTTCTGCCGGCGTGTGTGCTGAGCTACCTCGGGCAGGGTGCGCTGCTTCTCGGCGACCAGAGTGCCGTGAGCAGCCCGTTCTTCCTGCTCGCCCCCGGATGGGCGCGGTGGCCGATGGTGCTGTTGGCCACCGCGGCGACGGTGATCGCCTCCCAGGCGGTGATCACCGGCGCCTACTCGGTGGCATCACAGGCGGCCCAGCTCGGTTACCTGCCGCGGTTGCGGGTGGCACACACCTCGGAGTCGACGATCGGACAGATCTACGTCCCGTGGATCAACTGGGTGCTGATGGTGTCGGTGCTCACGCTGGTCTTCGCATTCCGCAGCTCGGCGGCATTGGCGTACGCGTTCGGAATGGCGGTCACCGGAACGATCACCATCACGACGCTGCTGTTCTTCTACATCGTCCGTACCCGGTGGGGTACGCCGTTGTGGCTGGTGGTGTGCGGCGCCGGCTGCTTGCTGGCGGTCGACCTGCTGTTCCTGGCGGCGAACCTGACCAAACTGGTGCACGGGGCGTGGCTGCCCCTGCTGATCGCGCTCACGGCGTTCACCGTGATGACCACCTGGCAACGTGGGCGCGCCATCGTCACCCGCGCACGGGAGCGAGCGGAGGGATCATTAGGGGACTTCGTCGGCCAGCTGCACGACTATCGGCCGCCGCTGGTGCGGGTCCCTGGCACTGCTGTGTTTCTCAACCGCGGAAAGCAGACGGCGCCGTTGGCGATGCGGGCCAATGTCGAGCACAATCGCGTGCTGCAGCAACACGTGGTGATCATGTCGATCAACACGCTGCCGGTGCCGCGCGTACCGGACACCGAGCGGACGGAGATCGACAAGCTCGGCTACGCCGAAGACGGGATCGTCCACGTGACAGCATTTTTCGGGTACATGGATGCGCCGAACATCCCGGATGTACTGCGACTGCTCGACCCCGCGGAGACCGAGGGGCCGATCGCGGTCGATAGCGCCTCCTACTTCCTGTCGAAGATCGAGTTGACGATGGGGACGGCACCGACGATGGCCACATGGCGCAAGCGTCTGTTCATCGCCACCTCCTACATCACGGCAGACGCTGCCGAGTACTTCGGCCTTCCGGGAGAGCGGACCGTGATCATGGGTTCTCGAATCGACGTCTAG
- a CDS encoding Rieske (2Fe-2S) protein, with the protein MPSDERDQQQSLRSDQLALPRRTVLVGIGAAAAALAAGSALFRRTRASAAPGTGARPAANPASATVPTGDVPVGGGTVLGDVVVTQPTGGDFRGFSSTCTHAGCTVSDVSGGTINCPCHGSKFNLDGSVHTGPAIAPLVPRSVSVQGDSVVVV; encoded by the coding sequence ATGCCGTCCGACGAACGTGACCAGCAGCAGAGCCTGCGGAGCGATCAACTAGCGCTTCCCCGCCGTACAGTTCTCGTCGGTATCGGCGCTGCGGCAGCCGCCTTGGCCGCCGGCAGCGCGCTGTTCCGTAGAACCCGCGCTTCGGCTGCGCCCGGCACCGGCGCCAGGCCAGCTGCGAATCCCGCGAGTGCAACCGTGCCGACCGGCGACGTTCCGGTCGGTGGCGGCACGGTGCTCGGCGATGTTGTCGTCACACAGCCCACCGGTGGTGACTTCCGCGGGTTCTCGTCGACATGCACGCACGCGGGATGCACCGTCTCCGACGTCTCCGGCGGCACCATCAATTGCCCGTGCCATGGCAGCAAGTTCAATCTCGACGGGTCTGTGCACACCGGTCCGGCGATCGCTCCGCTCGTCCCACGAAGTGTCTCCGTTCAGGGTGACTCGGTCGTGGTCGTTTGA
- a CDS encoding type II toxin-antitoxin system HicB family antitoxin, producing MADASHYTYRVTWSEPDSEFVGTVAEFPSLSWLAETQNEAFDGIITVVRDVLGDRASTGEKPPVPIADRSYTGTFTVRTSPRVHRALAVEADEQGVSLNLMVKNKLSAPAADRVTPDVKAG from the coding sequence ATGGCTGACGCATCGCACTACACCTACCGGGTGACCTGGTCGGAACCGGACAGTGAGTTCGTCGGCACCGTCGCCGAATTCCCCTCCCTCTCCTGGCTCGCCGAAACTCAGAACGAGGCATTCGACGGCATCATCACCGTCGTCCGCGACGTCCTCGGGGACAGGGCGAGCACCGGCGAGAAGCCGCCCGTGCCGATCGCGGACCGTTCCTACACCGGCACCTTCACCGTGCGAACCTCTCCGCGGGTGCACCGCGCTCTGGCGGTCGAGGCCGACGAGCAGGGTGTCTCGCTGAATCTGATGGTCAAAAACAAACTTTCCGCCCCGGCTGCAGACCGCGTCACCCCCGACGTGAAGGCGGGGTGA
- a CDS encoding Ldh family oxidoreductase codes for MNDVRVKPEALTAFGCEVLEKIGVPGDDAALVLDSLVQADLWGHQSHGVLRLPWYAARLQSGAMTTVTSPDTLVDGGALLLLDGRAGIGQVLTETARREAVARAREHGVGVVGVRNSNHFGTAMYYTRRAAQDGCVSILTTNASPAMAPWGGREKTLGTNPWSIAAPAPSGSGVVAVDIANTAVARGKIYLARNRGEEIPSTWAMDSAGRVTTDPATAIDGVILPMAGHKGYAITFMMDILSGALTGSHTGTRVRGPYEADKVSGAGHLFIAIDVAAMGSTTAYLDSVGELIDEVKNTPLAEGADEIFYPGELEDRAEHRNLDAGGVILPDQTRTDLETLGAQVGITADF; via the coding sequence ATGAACGACGTCCGCGTGAAGCCCGAGGCTCTGACCGCCTTCGGCTGCGAGGTACTGGAGAAGATCGGCGTGCCTGGCGACGACGCGGCCCTGGTTCTCGACAGCCTCGTGCAAGCCGACCTGTGGGGACACCAGTCCCACGGTGTGCTCCGCCTGCCCTGGTACGCGGCCCGCCTGCAGTCCGGGGCGATGACGACGGTGACCAGCCCGGACACCCTGGTCGACGGCGGCGCTCTGCTGCTGCTCGACGGCCGCGCCGGCATCGGGCAGGTCCTCACCGAAACGGCACGCCGCGAGGCCGTCGCCCGTGCCCGCGAGCACGGCGTCGGTGTGGTCGGAGTACGTAACTCCAACCACTTCGGCACCGCGATGTACTACACCCGGCGCGCAGCCCAGGACGGGTGCGTGTCGATCCTGACCACCAACGCCAGCCCGGCGATGGCGCCGTGGGGCGGCCGCGAAAAGACCCTCGGCACCAACCCGTGGTCGATCGCCGCCCCGGCCCCCTCCGGCTCGGGCGTCGTGGCCGTCGACATCGCCAACACCGCCGTCGCCCGCGGCAAGATCTACCTCGCCCGCAACCGCGGCGAGGAGATTCCGTCCACCTGGGCCATGGATTCGGCCGGCCGCGTCACCACCGACCCGGCCACCGCCATCGACGGCGTCATCCTCCCCATGGCCGGGCACAAGGGCTACGCCATCACGTTCATGATGGACATCCTCTCCGGCGCCCTGACCGGAAGCCATACCGGAACCCGCGTCCGCGGACCCTACGAGGCCGACAAGGTCAGCGGCGCAGGACATCTGTTCATCGCCATCGACGTCGCCGCGATGGGCTCGACCACCGCCTACCTCGACTCCGTCGGCGAACTCATCGACGAGGTCAAAAACACCCCACTCGCCGAAGGCGCCGACGAAATCTTCTATCCCGGCGAACTCGAGGACCGCGCCGAACACCGGAACCTCGACGCCGGCGGCGTCATCCTGCCCGACCAGACCCGAACCGACCTCGAAACCCTCGGCGCCCAGGTAGGAATTACGGCCGACTTCTGA
- a CDS encoding putative quinol monooxygenase, with translation MLSLIVSVQVKPEKRKRFLEVIADNAARSVRDEPGCLRFDVVEHAEEPNHFFFYELYRDAEAFAEHKAAPHFADWRVGADECLVPGSQVNTFAEVLVSESDATAHA, from the coding sequence ATGCTCAGTCTGATCGTGTCGGTGCAGGTCAAGCCGGAAAAGCGGAAGAGGTTCCTGGAGGTGATCGCCGACAATGCGGCACGGTCGGTGCGGGACGAACCGGGGTGTCTGCGCTTCGATGTCGTCGAGCATGCCGAGGAGCCCAACCACTTCTTCTTCTACGAGCTCTACCGGGACGCCGAGGCGTTCGCCGAGCACAAGGCGGCCCCGCACTTCGCCGACTGGCGAGTCGGCGCGGACGAATGCCTGGTTCCCGGCAGCCAGGTCAACACCTTCGCCGAGGTGCTCGTCAGCGAGTCCGATGCGACCGCGCATGCCTGA
- a CDS encoding NAD-dependent succinate-semialdehyde dehydrogenase, translating to MIASITTINPTTGQPLATYEAMSPERIDALVDAAATVQKHWATEEFKTRGDILRAAATVLRERSEDLARLVTREMGKPLVESRAEVDKCAVGLEYYADNAATFLADEDYPTSADRSWVSYEPVGIVLAIMPWNFPLWQVFRFAAPALMAGNAALLKHSPNTTGSALACQDILLAAGLPAGLFTTLLIAEPDVPAATEKLIADSRIGAVTVTGSERAGSAVGSIAGREIKKSVLELGGSDPFVILADADLPRVASLAARGRFLNNGQSCISPKRFIVDAAVAEEFTRLFVDNVGRLQVGDPETDGTDVGPMARKDLLEGIDRQVQSAVAAGATVLHGGRPLEGTDGFFYTPTVLGDVRPGMSVYAEETFGPVATIITVDGPDEAVAVANDTPFGLGASVWGADLDAAIAVGRRIESGACFINSVVASDARMPFGGTKRSGYGRELAAPGIREFVNIRTWWAMNEPGAQAPVSE from the coding sequence ATGATTGCATCGATCACCACCATCAACCCCACCACCGGGCAACCGCTGGCCACGTACGAGGCGATGTCGCCGGAGCGCATCGACGCCCTCGTCGACGCCGCCGCGACCGTGCAGAAGCATTGGGCGACCGAGGAATTCAAGACCCGCGGCGACATCCTGCGGGCCGCGGCCACCGTCCTGCGGGAGCGGTCCGAAGACCTGGCCCGGCTGGTGACCCGGGAGATGGGCAAACCGCTCGTCGAGTCCCGCGCCGAGGTGGACAAGTGCGCGGTCGGCCTCGAGTACTACGCCGACAACGCCGCCACCTTCCTCGCCGACGAGGACTACCCCACCTCCGCCGACCGCAGCTGGGTCTCCTACGAGCCGGTCGGGATCGTGCTGGCGATCATGCCGTGGAACTTCCCGCTCTGGCAGGTGTTCCGGTTCGCCGCCCCCGCCCTGATGGCCGGCAACGCCGCCCTGCTCAAGCACTCCCCGAACACCACGGGCAGCGCCCTGGCCTGCCAGGACATCCTCCTCGCTGCGGGTCTGCCCGCCGGGTTGTTCACCACCTTGCTGATCGCCGAACCCGACGTACCCGCCGCCACCGAGAAACTGATCGCCGACTCCCGGATCGGGGCGGTGACCGTCACCGGCAGTGAACGCGCCGGCAGCGCCGTCGGCTCCATCGCCGGCCGGGAGATCAAGAAGTCGGTCCTCGAACTCGGTGGGTCTGATCCGTTCGTGATCCTCGCCGACGCGGACCTTCCCCGCGTGGCCTCCCTCGCCGCCCGCGGCCGGTTCCTCAACAACGGGCAGAGCTGCATCTCCCCGAAGCGGTTCATCGTCGACGCCGCCGTCGCCGAGGAGTTCACCCGCCTGTTCGTCGACAACGTCGGCCGGCTGCAGGTCGGCGACCCGGAAACCGACGGCACCGACGTCGGGCCGATGGCCCGCAAGGATCTGCTTGAGGGCATCGACCGGCAGGTGCAATCCGCCGTCGCCGCCGGGGCCACCGTCCTGCACGGTGGGCGCCCGCTCGAGGGCACCGACGGATTCTTCTACACCCCCACCGTTCTCGGTGACGTGCGGCCCGGGATGTCGGTCTACGCCGAGGAAACCTTCGGGCCGGTCGCGACGATCATCACCGTCGACGGACCGGACGAGGCGGTCGCGGTGGCCAACGACACCCCGTTCGGGCTCGGGGCCAGCGTCTGGGGCGCCGACCTCGACGCCGCCATCGCCGTCGGCCGGCGCATCGAGTCCGGGGCGTGCTTCATCAACTCCGTCGTCGCCTCCGACGCCCGGATGCCGTTCGGGGGCACCAAACGCTCCGGCTACGGCCGCGAACTCGCCGCCCCCGGAATCCGCGAATTCGTCAACATCCGCACCTGGTGGGCGATGAACGAACCCGGCGCCCAGGCCCCGGTCTCCGAATAA